The Camelus ferus isolate YT-003-E chromosome 13, BCGSAC_Cfer_1.0, whole genome shotgun sequence genome segment TAGAATGAATGATGGAAGTAGAAATTATCATAGTTGTGATGGAATCAGACAGGTGTTATCAATGACAGCTAAGGCAGATGGGCAGAATTTCAACGAGGAACAGGATAATGGTATGATCTCAGTCTCTCCAGAAATAGtaatttcaaggagaaaaaaggTGACCTTACGGTatagaaacctggcagacaccaacATGATTGAGTGACCATGGTACCGCCTCGGGAATAAAACAGGCCAACATTGTATGACCCCTCCTGTAATGCACCAAGAGCACAGCATTCATTTCCGAGGTATTCTTGACATATTGTAAGCAGGAACCCTGATCATGCTTTATCTTCATGAGAGAAGGCTGAAGGGACCTAGGATGATGCACCATCATCTCACAGAAGTCTGTACTCTTCATAGCATGAAAAAGACCGAGGAATTATTCCTGATTGGTGAGAAACTGTTATGAAATCTAAGGGCTGTGCATTGCAACAGTAATGATGTATTAACCGTTAACTGATTTTGAAGGCTGTGTGATGGTTACGTATTTTTGGAGCAATAGAGAAAGGAGTATTTAAGGGTAATGGGGCATTACGTCTACAGCTTGGTTAATGGTTCTGAAAAAGACTAATGATAATAGATAGGGACACACATAAGAGGGTAATGGAACAAACAGAGATAAAATATTAACAGCTAGGTTATCTGGGTGTTATTGGTAATGTATCTTACAACTTTCATTAAAGTTTGCAGTTATTTGAAAGTAACttggttttaaaaagcaaaggctGCTTACAGAAGCTGTAACTGGGTAATACTAGAACTTTGGGAGATACTATACATTGATGTACCTTATACGTTCAAACTCAAGTTTTCACTTGCACATACAAAATAAGTGCTTTAGTTACCGTAGTTACCTTGTCCATTGGTTTGGGTTGTCGTTGGTGCACCGGCAGGAGCCGCAGGTGGTGGCTGTGCTTGTTGTTGGTAATAGTGAGCATAGTAAGCAGCCCAGGCTGCTGAATTTGGATCCGTTCCTGTCTTAGCtagaataaacacaaattcaACATTTGCACCTAGTCCATCAtcaatgtcacacacacacacacacacaccctctagCAAATATACAGACTCCAATATTAACTgggcataaaaaataaatagtaagtgtaaacttttaaattcttccagcatttttattgtcatcattagtttttattatagaaaagtgaggctcagagattaaGCGACTTTCCTAGTTCCTAGAAAACTGGGGAGTGGCAGGGTTGGGACAGGAATAAAGATCTTTGGCTTCAAATCCAATGCTTTGTCTCAAATCATTATATGCCcttgtttttttccaaaccacTTTTGACTCAAGTAAAACATTTCCATGTGGCAGATGACTAAAGGAAAGGATTTCTAGGGACTAACCTGTACAAGAAAGGAACAATTATTTTACAATTATGAACTCTGTCCTGTCTTGCTTTCAATgaagagaaaacttaaaaatcttggaaaaagaaacagagattaGTCATATTTCATCTCATCATATTTCactgtttattataaaagataaacTTGATGTCATTGCTCTACTTGAACTTCTTCAATTATTTCCTGGAGTCTTTAGTAGGACTTTTAAGTACAGCATTTTATCATTCAGTATCTTCAAGATATTTAGACACTCTCatttatacttttccttttcagGCTCATCTCCCTACTGTCGATATTTTTCAAATACTCAAGTTCTGGCCATAGTAAATTAAACTGCTTGCACTTTTCAAGTCCCCATGCTCATATCTGGGTCTTTCACCATGTTATACTTCCTCTGCATGTGGCTGACCCTCACTCATCAATCAACTGATGGGTTAACAGTTTGAGACTTCTCAGTCAGAAACAGAACTCCTCTTGGTGATTCTGTCTTTTATACTGGGAGTATCAGGATACTAATAAAGATCTATCTTTTTCAGTTTATATCCTTAATAATGTAATTTCCTAAGTCAGAGTTTTTATCTATATGTAATCTGTTTAGGTTTCATCCCAAATAGGCAGCAATTCTCAGCTGCTTAATAAAGCAAGTGTTAGTGAagtttgaggaaaaaataaagatttctagAGCAATACAATTTCTAAGGTGATACAATTATAAGGCATTATACCACTCTCCAAATCTTTCTCAAGTAATAAATGTATAGCTTTTCTATGCTGTATATTTATCTTAATAGTATCATTACCTGtatagtaataaatatatatttcatttgagACCATGTCTGAAtagagaaactgaaattaaacagACTTTAGGAATTGATACTTGTACTTGTAAATGTGTGGACTATATATGAAAACCAGTCTCATAACTACATACAATACATAGAGAACTTTGATCATTTTATACTTAAGAAAGCAGATTGAGATGGGTTTAAAACTTGCTTGCCACCCCATAATTAGTAAGCTGTAAGACTAGACTTTACCAGGTGTTTCACTCTGAGGTCTAAGTTCTTGATTACTACATAAACCTTGTAACAagccactattttttttaacagaaacagATCTTATCTCAGAGAATACTGACTTTTATTATCAATATAGGGCCACATTTAAGTACCAGGACGTTTAAACACGTTGACTGCCCAGTGTGGATCAGGTGacccctgaggaaacacaattGTCATCCAGATTTGAGTGACACTGACAATTAACACGTTAACACAAAGTCACTCAacaatttcatttaaatcaattgttttgatttttacataATGCTAATTCTAATATAAGCAATATCTAACCCTAGCTGTTATCTTTTAGCTAAAGaggtttcttctttctcaaagacAGTGCTAAAAGCCACAGTCATTAACCAAGTCTTAACAGTGGTGACTTTACCACTACGCCAAGTGGGAAAAAGAGACTGTGATACAGAGACCACTTATTCCCATCATTCTTCTCAGTCATGCTACCTACCCAAACAAAGCCCACAGGTGCAATCCTGCAGGTCCAAGTTATCCAATATAAATCTGTCCTTATTTTTCTCAAACTCTAATCTCTTCAGTGGCATGATTCTTCTACTTAATCACACCATACCAATTAGCTtacaagagggaaagaaaagacctTCCATTCTTTTAAAGACTAACTCTTACACAATTTGCTCCTTGAATGTGTTGAGAGTTGTGGTTATTTGGTAACTGTTCTGTTGTGTCATATTCCAAAGAGCGAACTTCCTATGAAATTAAAGTACATTATAATATAGGGCCACCCTTAAATGCCAGAATgttcaataaaactaaaacaattacatttaaacaaattgtttttttaaaaaataaatatactaatGTGAAAAGGAATTTAGTACCTTCCTTGAAACTATTCCAGTGAAAGAAGCCTAAAACATAGGTAGTAAGTGAGAAAAAAGGGTCATTAAGTAAAAGTTATTTGGTTTCAGTGAATGCCCCCTTTGACCATGatggaaagaaaactacagggTGGGAAAAGATTCatgaatagaagaaaatgtaacatATATAATCCAGATctgaacagagaaaatatttaaatgaatttttagagTTCTAATATGCACGTATTTATTACAGTTCTGTTTTTTACTAATATTAAAAGGCAATTTATATACCTTATTTGAGATTTTGGGAGTTTAATCCCCACGTATTAACACTCCATTAGACTCTTAAAAGTACATTAACTAATTAACTATATTTTCATAGATAATTCACAATTAACACATTATACATTTGATGGCCCTAACATCTAAAATCTAGGACTTCTTCCTATTGCTTTTCGCTTTTTTAGCATTCTGCTGTGTCACTTCAAAAGTAGAAAAAGCCAAATGCAGATAGAAAGTTTCAGGAAACAGACCATATTCACACCAGTCTTACACACTGTGGTAGAATCAGTACCTCACACTCCTGCTGAAGGAGTGAAACAAGTGCAGAAAATGCACACCATATAGAATCAATAGTAGAAAACGTATGCATAGAACAGGagtggcaaaaacaaacaaacaaaaaaacacagattATACACAAATGATAAGCATCTTTTACCTGGATCAGGAGGGGCCTGTTGCTGCCAATGTGGATATGCATTTCCCCACCCCTGGGGAGCATAAGGGGCTGGAGGACCactgaaaatagaaatcaatttaaaaatacaatttaccaaAATTTAGAATCTTTCAGAAGCCTAAAACCAAACTAAAAACTTACtgaggagcagggccaggtggTCCCGGATTATAAGGTGCAGGGTTATATGGTCCCATTGGAGTTCcaggcccaggaggcccaggaggcccATGTGGGCCTGGGACACCATGGGGCCCATGGGGTACAGGTGGCCCTAAAGGATTTACTGGGCcctgcaaaaaagcaaaaagacaaacaaaaaatcagaaagacAGTAATGGTTAAGCATTTCAAAGGCCAAATAATCTTTCATTTCTACCCTTTTATATACCTACAAGCAATCTAAAATTTAtgattttccttcatttcctcactCATGTCGCAAAATCTCTTAACTCTATCGTATTAGTGggacatgtaaaattaaaatcagtacCATCAGCAAAGAAATGAAGCATTTCTTTTACCTTCCACTCTTTTCAGACTATTCCTTTttccattatttccttttataattccTACTTTTACTATCCCTTTATCATCTAAATATGAAAGTTTATCAAATGTCAAGTCCTTATCTCTAGCTCTTCTCTTTCTGCATCTACTCCACATCTATCTTCCTAACATTAATCAGAGAACCATCTTGACAATATAGTCTTAGGTCTTGACAAATTGCTTAGGTCTGATGCTGTGAAATGGCTACTGAACACTTACTTCACCAATAATGTAACAAGGTCTCTCTCTAAAGTCTTCTTCACAGCCTGTCACCAAATTCCATTTGaatcaataatttatttaaattcatttcctcCCTTATCATTTATCATAATTTTCTAAGTACCATGAAGATTCTTTTAACTGATTTAACAAATCAGGATATTTCAAATCCATTTCATGCCACATCATAATTAATAATGCTTAGTTAATTCTTTTTTGATAATCCAACTTGCAAAGACCACtagatttaacttttaaaataaaacattccttTCATGAAGTTAATATTAACCATGTGACAATCTGACAACCAAATACAGATTAAGTATTTTTGTTCAATTTTCtcactataaaataataaagctaaaCTTCATGACTTAAAAGTTCCTTTATTAACCTGTCTCTTTAAGCCTTTAACTGTTGTCATTATCCCTCACTTCTATTATCCATAACCTATCTTTcccaaatagcaaaaaaaaattactggaaaaataaaaaaaaaaagcaacatttttaaCAGGGCTTTGTGCCAGGCCCATACATAATTCATTTAATCCCTATAACCCTACAATATAAAGTACCAAGGAGGAACAAGAGGCAAAGAGGAGTATAAACAACTTCCTCCAAGGTCGCACAGTCAGTAAATGATTCAGAGTATTTTGAACCCAAATGGCCTGACTCCAGAGTTCCTGATCTTAACCACTATACCTAAATGTTTCTCTAGAACCTTCTGTCTTGTTTGTCCATTAATCCAGAAGCAATCCTGATCCATGCATGCTAACAGTAAAATACAAAACCAAGATGCATCATCCATTTTTCTGGCATCAATTCCTGCCATTACTGAGTCCGacgaattattttcttaattttttttgaacaatTCCACTTACTTTCCATACCACAGAACTTAGAATGCTTGTGTATCTTTTTATAAGATATTCTTAAGTGtcttttgtacatttattttttgtgttcccaagcaGAAAGAAACACTCCATTCACAGCATGGCAAACATCAAGGAGAACTTTCCTAAGAAattctaattattattaataatttaagaTGCTCACTCACACACATGTTAATTCTTCACAGTAAGAGAAAACAGTAAAGCACAATTTGCTTCATTCACAAGAAAGCACAGTCAATACTCTTCACACTTTTTTGGTACTACCACCAGCAAACTTCTTCTGgaggaaaaaattccaaatttggtcatgcatcagaatcacctggaacaTCCTTCTAGAATTAGATGCTGGGCCTAATGCAGACATTCTGAATTGGAACGGTTATTTGTAGAGGTGGAAAGCACCCAAGtagtctgcattttaaaactcCCCAGATGACTCTCAGCCAGTCTAAGAATTAGGATttgtaaatttctatttttaatgtggGAGGGATATATCTGATTCACCTTTGCCTCACTCACCAGGGTTAGGCAAGTAAGCCCTTAATAAATACTAAATTCCTGTTAACTATCTCCTTCAAGTACACTCCACAACCCACTACCCACCCTACTGTCTTAACTTCAAGTAATGTTACCCTCTCTTACTTACCAAACTCAAATAAAAAAGGTTTAGAACACCTGTACCTGTGTATTTAACTGGGTTATTTTTATAGCTGGACAATCTATTCTATGTTGCATGCATCTGGTATGTGAAGAGATCTGTAATTTTAGAGTAGAAATTGacatttttctgtatagcacTTACAGGAGCATCTGAATTCACATTGTATTTAACTTACAGGGTCTGTACTATCAATTGAAAGCTTAAAGCATACTCACACCAatcttttcttctatgagttGCCGAGCATAGTCTATTTGCTGAGGAGTGCCACGGAttgtaaataacttcatattAGGATCTGCATTAGGTGGAGGATTTCTCTGAAGTTCTATTCTTGCACCCGACTGTTGGCTTATGCTTTTTATGGTTTCACCTCCTAAAAGCAAAACACAGTAATTTCTCTAAAGATTCAACAAGGGGAGCTATTCAAAGGAACCCCGGTCACCTTACGGCcattaagaaggaagttttgacCAGCATCCCATTTGCCAATATTCTATAAGGGGTTTCCATTTATTCCACAGTTTAGATCAATTTATATAAAGCATTTCATGCttctcttaaaatacattttagttttaaGATATAACTTAATGTCTGTACCTAACCTTAAAATGAATGATAACATCAAAATACCTGCTTCACAGAAATTGCTTTAATAAGCAATGTAAACATAAACTaacacaattatttaaaaactcaaaaatttaaaaccatgtgTCAGGAAAAAGCAAAGTAAGTAAGAATACTCAGACCTCTTGTTAGGTCAgaagaaaagttaagaaacaCTAGTAATTAAACTATCGGTCCCCTTTTCTAGAAGCCAGTGTAATTCAAATCCCACTCTCTAAGTACACATACAGTCCTTCATTTATGTCTCAGTTGTCATGAATCGATGTTAACACTTTTCAACTAAAACACagccaaggaaaaaaattattgctacTCATTTACAACAGCAACAGAAATAGCATCCAGAAAAATTAGATGAAGGTTTAATTTTTAACCACACATTAAAACATtaagagttttaaatatattgcCTTTTCCTATTAttaatccagttttcccagttgGGACAATGAAATTAAATTCCTGTAGTCCACCAGGTGGTCCCATGTTCCAGTTGCCTTGACCTCTACCTCTTCCTCGACCACCAGGTCCAGGTCCACCAGGATTGCCAGCCTAAAGAGAAGAAGGACAAGAAGGAAAGACAAAGTCAGAAATATATTCTTCTTTCCACCATAAAattattacatgtctattttcatcttccaaaatCAGAAATTTAGAGACACTGGGAGATGCCTTAGCCCAAATAATCAGCAAGTGGCAACCACCATTCATTCTTTTCATACTGTGGTGAATAAGGTAGTGCACTTATGTAGCTGCTTTCCTGCTCCAAGATGTCTACCTCAAAGCAATTTAAACTTTCTACCTATTAATAAAATATCATCAAACAGAttctagttaaaaaaatatattttcagatttaatgAAGGAAAacgttttttttaaagaaaacaaaacaacgaAAACATTAACATTCTATCAAACCTGAACACTTCGAAGAAGGTCTGTAATAATTTCTGCGGCATGCTGACATCGGTCTGGAGGTCCTGTTATTTGTGCTATTCTATCAGGTGTTGTTCCGTCAtcttcaaagcaaagaaaacaaataggatTAATTTAACATTAAACGTGTCAAAAGTAACTGCtgccaacacttaaaaaaattaaatacatggaCTTACCTGGCTTAAACTGAATTCGAACACCGgcatcattttgtatttttttaatcatctctccatttcttcctaTTACAATGCCAACAGCAAATCTTGGAATGGGGACCTTATGCAAAGACAGTATTAGGAAAGTCATTTCCTGAAAAACTAATCTCCCTCAAATCATAAAAGCACTATACTTAAATAGGTTAACAAGACACAAGAtatacattctgtattctaaggTGGAAAGTGAGGAGGAAAAGACGATACAAAGTTAGAGAAGGCTATATAACACAAAACAGGGAAAACCCATTTATTTATGAATAAGCATCCAAGCATTTCTTAATGGTATTTTTACTTACATCTATCCCTTCATTTCCTCCTATTCTTGACCCATACTCATTTCGAACTTCTCTGAAACCACCTTGATCACGAATTAACTCTAACACCATTTCCTTGGCTTGCTGAAGTAGAAAAAATTACCCAATTTAGAAGGCATGTCTCAAAACACTATAATCATTCATGCATGTTTTTGCCCACTCTGCCATCCACCCCAAAAccttctttgtaaaatataaacTTAGATTTACTTGAACTTTGTATGGGTCTCCTGTAATCCTAAGAGGTTTGTCAGCACCAGTGTTCTGAGGTCCATCTTGGATCATAACCATTTTAACTCCAGCCCGCTCCTGTTAATCATAGAAATTGTATGTATTAACAGAAAGGAACAGGtttcaaaacagacaaaaactaaTCATTTTACAAACATAGTAATACCTGAAGTTGTTTAATAGTCTCTCCCCCCTTTCCAATAACTAATCCTGCCTTGCTAGCTGGAATCATGATTTCTTGAACTGCATTTCCTGGTCCATCACCATGATGGAAGCCAGGGGCTGGTCTTCCTTTTTCAACAATCTGGTCCAGTAACCGTTTTGCTGACCTGTTAACAAATAGTCAATGCAAAATAATATAATCAGATACTTCACCCATCCTAATTCAGGTTTAGGTGTCTGAAAACTAAATTATAAcgattttaattaaaagataccATCAGTGTCAAAGATCAAAACCATGGAATAAATTTTCGAGGTATATAATCTTCAATATTTTTGAGAATAGTCCGAAATTTCCAAGACACACCCTACTTCTAAAGTTATCTCAGAATTAAGCTgattcttctaaaaattaaatgaggtatttactttttaaacctcCACTTTGGTTATTcacatgttaaaatttatttgttcattcaacaaatactcaagAAATGTCAACCTGTGTGTCAGGTACTATTCTAGGTAGCAGGGTTACAGCACTGAAGTACACAAACAGGGTTCTTGCTGGCATGGCTTAACTTCATTAAGTTAAAAACAGCATGTTAAATAAACAACATGTCATTtgttaagtgctatgaagaaaatcaaagcaagacaaaatgtttgtgtgtgtgtgtgtgtgtgtgtgtgtgtgcgtgcgcctGTGCAATGATGTTATTTTATGCAAAACAGACCAATGACCTGAGGGGAAAATGttccaaagagaagaaatgagaagttGAAGGGACTCACATGGGAAGCATGCTTGATGTGCCAGGATGGTGGCTATCTCTAAGCAAGTGGTCCACTGTGTTAAACAAAGCTAAAAGGCTGAATGATGTGGTGGCCATTCATGATCTTGAGAAGAGCAATTTCATGGAACAGTGGGAATTAAAAGCCTGATTGGTGTGAgtttaagacaaaatgaaaacagaggcaGATGATACAGCAAGTAGAGCTACCACTCTTAAGGAGATTTTTTTGGCAAAAGggagcaaagaaatagaaatgtgggattttttttcgttaaaataaaggaattttcaAGCATGTCTGTATGGTGTTAGAAACTACctagaaaaggggaaaattaaTAGTCTAGGCGAAAGCTGGTTCAATCACAGGGACAATATTCTTCAGTAAGAAGGAAGGGCTGGCACATGATTTTCATACTTACTGGACAGATTCAGGTGTTCCAGTTAACATACAAGACCTTTCTGGAAGGCCACCACTGtctacaattaaaaacaaacaaacaaaaaatctgagGTCAAGAAAAGATTAATAGTATCATTTTCactagcaatttaaaaaatatgctagTTTTCTTGTCACTATGAAAATAGCAAGAGAATAACGTTACCAGGAGCTATCTGTATTTTGCATCCAGATTCCTGTTGTATGCGTGAGATCTGTTCACCTCCTCTGCCAATTActagtaagaaaaaagaaaatatttgctgaaagattTTTAAGTATGCTTTGATTATGTTTTCAAAGCTTTAAAAACTTAGGTTACTTACTAAATCCAACCATTCCATCTGGAACTTTGTATTCTTCTGTCATTACAGACCTGCTAAGAAATAACAGAAACGaacattttccttcaaaaaaagGTAAGTTGTTTACATAAAAGgtaaacataaaaatggaaatctgATGGCTTAAATTAGGTTTCTAGAAACACGCTCAAAAGTCAAAATATGGGGCTTGAGTAGTTAAAGTCAGAATCTTAATTAAGGTGACATATCAAATAAGGAGCATATGATAGTCAGAACAGTTTGAAGGCATAAACACAAAGAAGCTGGGGTAGAGTTCAGGAAATTTCATCTTAACAGTTAACTTTAATTCACCTTAGTTTTTCTAAAATGTGGAATTCTAATTCCACACATCCTTCCAAGTTACAAATATAtttcattcaaaaagaaaataggtGATAGAGAATGATCAGTTTAAATCAAAGGAAATGAACCACACACatgacccccacccctcaaattCACTATACACTAACTTGGTTATGTTTCACATACAGTTCAACTAAAACTTGCAAAGTACTCTTTGAAAAGTTGTTATTTGACTATACCTTTGCTGCTGATGCATCGGTGGTAACTGTGTTCCGAAAGCTaccaaaaaattaagtaaaatgaaaaatttaaatttaagttgaCATGTTTAATACAATCATattaagaaattctaaaatcTTTCCCTGATAACACCTTGAAGAGAGCAAAATTTTATGCAGAATACTTAAAACTGACAGTGAGCAGTAAAGTCAGTGAAAAGGCAGACATTAGCAACAGCACACTAAAAAATGGTCTTTTTTCAAGTGGCATAAGCAAAGATTAAGAAATGcaagtataaaataaactgaatatatatgtaaaataattgaGCAAccaaatattaatatatacatgGCCATAACTGAAGTGAGAGAttataaatataggaaaaatatttttataaagaaattcatTCAAAAAGAAGTTATGGCCTTCAACTAACTTCAAAGATATCCAATAAACATAGGAAAACAAAGCCCTGATTAAAATCCACAATTACTTTAGCTTTtaacccaatttaaaataaatacttacagTCATTTTGAGGAGCAACTTTCTTAGCGTCTGGCTGATCTGCAAAATTAagagtcttttaatttttttttgccaataaGCACAAATATAAGACTTAGCTCCCCCGTGCCCAAGCAAGAATACCaatataaacatttactgaaaagcTGAGGGTATGGCTTATCATTTGAACCCAACCACCAAAACTCAGCCCAAACATTTAGTAATTGAAAGAAAACtgcatttctttcattctcttcatgTTTAAAAGAtgcacagacattaaaaaaatttttttttactgaatcaAATCACTGACCTTAGTGTATGTTAAGCACTTTAGAACGATACATGACAAAGTATTTAGTCCGTTACTAGCAAAATATCACATG includes the following:
- the FUBP1 gene encoding far upstream element-binding protein 1 isoform X16 produces the protein MADYSTVPPPSSGSAGGGGGGGGGGGVNDAFKDALQRARQIAAKIGGDAGTSLNSNDYGYGGQKRPLEDGDQPDAKKVAPQNDSFGTQLPPMHQQQRSVMTEEYKVPDGMVGFIIGRGGEQISRIQQESGCKIQIAPDSGGLPERSCMLTGTPESVQSAKRLLDQIVEKGRPAPGFHHGDGPGNAVQEIMIPASKAGLVIGKGGETIKQLQERAGVKMVMIQDGPQNTGADKPLRITGDPYKVQQAKEMVLELIRDQGGFREVRNEYGSRIGGNEGIDVPIPRFAVGIVIGRNGEMIKKIQNDAGVRIQFKPDDGTTPDRIAQITGPPDRCQHAAEIITDLLRSVQAGNPGGPGPGGRGRGRGQGNWNMGPPGGLQEFNFIVPTGKTGLIIGKGGETIKSISQQSGARIELQRNPPPNADPNMKLFTIRGTPQQIDYARQLIEEKIGGPVNPLGPPVPHGPHGVPGPHGPPGPPGPGTPMGPYNPAPYNPGPPGPAPHGPPAPYAPQGWGNAYPHWQQQAPPDPAKTGTDPNSAAWAAYYAHYYQQQAQPPPAAPAGAPTTTQTNGQGDQQNPAPAGQVDYTKAWEEYYKKMGQAVPAPTGAPPGGQPDYSAAWAEYYRQQAAYYAQTSPQGMPQHPPAPQGQ
- the FUBP1 gene encoding far upstream element-binding protein 1 isoform X15; translated protein: MADYSTVPPPSSGSAGGGGGGGGGGGVNDAFKDALQRARQIAAKIGGDAGTSLNSNDYGYGGQKRPLEDGDQPDAKKVAPQNDSFGTQLPPMHQQQSRSVMTEEYKVPDGMVGFIIGRGGEQISRIQQESGCKIQIAPDSGGLPERSCMLTGTPESVQSAKRLLDQIVEKGRPAPGFHHGDGPGNAVQEIMIPASKAGLVIGKGGETIKQLQERAGVKMVMIQDGPQNTGADKPLRITGDPYKVQQAKEMVLELIRDQGGFREVRNEYGSRIGGNEGIDVPIPRFAVGIVIGRNGEMIKKIQNDAGVRIQFKPDDGTTPDRIAQITGPPDRCQHAAEIITDLLRSVQAGNPGGPGPGGRGRGRGQGNWNMGPPGGLQEFNFIVPTGKTGLIIGKGGETIKSISQQSGARIELQRNPPPNADPNMKLFTIRGTPQQIDYARQLIEEKIGGPVNPLGPPVPHGPHGVPGPHGPPGPPGPGTPMGPYNPAPYNPGPPGPAPHGPPAPYAPQGWGNAYPHWQQQAPPDPAKTGTDPNSAAWAAYYAHYYQQQAQPPPAAPAGAPTTTQTNGQGDQQNPAPAGQVDYTKAWEEYYKKMGQAVPAPTGAPPGGQPDYSAAWAEYYRQQAAYYAQTSPQGMPQHPPAPQVQ
- the FUBP1 gene encoding far upstream element-binding protein 1 isoform X11, with the translated sequence MADYSTVPPPSSGSAGGGGGGGGGGGVNDAFKDALQRARQIAAKIGGDAGTSLNSNDYGYGGQKRPLEDGDGSWTSPSSTTHWEGMPSPFKDQPDAKKVAPQNDSFGTQLPPMHQQQSRSVMTEEYKVPDGMVGFIIGRGGEQISRIQQESGCKIQIAPDSGGLPERSCMLTGTPESVQSAKRLLDQIVEKGRPAPGFHHGDGPGNAVQEIMIPASKAGLVIGKGGETIKQLQERAGVKMVMIQDGPQNTGADKPLRITGDPYKVQQAKEMVLELIRDQGGFREVRNEYGSRIGGNEGIDVPIPRFAVGIVIGRNGEMIKKIQNDAGVRIQFKPDDGTTPDRIAQITGPPDRCQHAAEIITDLLRSVQAGNPGGPGPGGRGRGRGQGNWNMGPPGGLQEFNFIVPTGKTGLIIGKGGETIKSISQQSGARIELQRNPPPNADPNMKLFTIRGTPQQIDYARQLIEEKIGGPVNPLGPPVPHGPHGVPGPHGPPGPPGPGTPMGPYNPAPYNPGPPGPAPHGPPAPYAPQGWGNAYPHWQQQAPPDPAKTGTDPNSAAWAAYYAHYYQQQAQPPPAAPAGAPTTTQTNGQGDQQNPAPAGQVDYTKAWEEYYKKMGQAVPAPTGAPPGGQPDYSAAWAEYYRQQAAYYAQTSPQGMPQHPPAPQVQ
- the FUBP1 gene encoding far upstream element-binding protein 1 isoform X4 yields the protein MADYSTVPPPSSGSAGGGGGGGGGGGVNDAFKDALQRARQIAAKIGGDAGTSLNSNDYGYGGQKRPLEDGDGSWTSPSSTTHWEGMPSPFKDQPDAKKVAPQNDSFGTQLPPMHQQQSRSVMTEEYKVPDGMVGFIIGRGGEQISRIQQESGCKIQIAPDSGGLPERSCMLTGTPESVQSAKRLLDQIVEKGRPAPGFHHGDGPGNAVQEIMIPASKAGLVIGKGGETIKQLQERAGVKMVMIQDGPQNTGADKPLRITGDPYKVQQAKEMVLELIRDQGGFREVRNEYGSRIGGNEGIDVPIPRFAVGIVIGRNGEMIKKIQNDAGVRIQFKPDDGTTPDRIAQITGPPDRCQHAAEIITDLLRSVQAGNPGGPGPGGRGRGRGQGNWNMGPPGGLQEFNFIVPTGKTGLIIGKGGETIKSISQQSGARIELQRNPPPNADPNMKLFTIRGTPQQIDYARQLIEEKIGGPVNPLGPPVPHGPHGVPGPHGPPGPPGPGTPMGPYNPAPYNPGPPGPAPHGPPAPYAPQGWGNAYPHWQQQAPPDPAKTGTDPNSAAWAAYYAHYYQQQAQPPPAAPAGAPTTTQTNGQGDQQNPAPAGQVDYTKAWEEYYKKMGQQGQTQDYSKAWEEYYKKQGQAVPAPTGAPPGGQPDYSAAWAEYYRQQAAYYAQTSPQGMPQHPPAPQGFANHARSHHHLY
- the FUBP1 gene encoding far upstream element-binding protein 1 isoform X10, which codes for MADYSTVPPPSSGSAGGGGGGGGGGGVNDAFKDALQRARQIAAKIGGDAGTSLNSNDYGYGGQKRPLEDGDGSWTSPSSTTHWEGMPSPFKDQPDAKKVAPQNDSFGTQLPPMHQQQSRSVMTEEYKVPDGMVGFIIGRGGEQISRIQQESGCKIQIAPDSGGLPERSCMLTGTPESVQSAKRLLDQIVEKGRPAPGFHHGDGPGNAVQEIMIPASKAGLVIGKGGETIKQLQERAGVKMVMIQDGPQNTGADKPLRITGDPYKVQQAKEMVLELIRDQGGFREVRNEYGSRIGGNEGIDVPIPRFAVGIVIGRNGEMIKKIQNDAGVRIQFKPDDGTTPDRIAQITGPPDRCQHAAEIITDLLRSVQAGNPGGPGPGGRGRGRGQGNWNMGPPGGLQEFNFIVPTGKTGLIIGKGGETIKSISQQSGARIELQRNPPPNADPNMKLFTIRGTPQQIDYARQLIEEKIGGPVNPLGPPVPHGPHGVPGPHGPPGPPGPGTPMGPYNPAPYNPGPPGPAPHGPPAPYAPQGWGNAYPHWQQQAPPDPAKTGTDPNSAAWAAYYAHYYQQQAQPPPAAPAGAPTTTQTNGQGDQQNPAPAGQVDYTKAWEEYYKKMGQAVPAPTGAPPGGQPDYSAAWAEYYRQQAAYYAQTSPQGMPQHPPAPQGFANHARSHHHLY